Part of the Solwaraspora sp. WMMD792 genome is shown below.
GTCCCTCGGGGCCGGCCGGCGCGTCTGGGTCGACGTGGTCGTACTGCAGACGCTTGCGTGCGTCCTTCGCGCGGCCGCTCTTGGGGTTAAGTGGCCCGCTGTGGCAGAAGCGGCAGCAGCCGCCGTCGCGGCCGTACACCAGTGCCTTCAGCCTGCTGTCGCGCAAATCAGCCTTCTGCGCGCGGTTGCGGTTGTACTCCTTGCGCGACGGGTTCCGCTTTGAGAACGCATGGACGCGGTAGGCGTAGCCGTCGATCCACACGCCGTCGCCGAGGCACTCGCACTCATCACCACGCCGGTGGAGCAAGGGCGGCCGGTCCAGCACCGCCGTCGCCAGCAGCGCCAGGACCTTGGGCCGGCCCCGGCACTGAGTCAACGCGGCCTGCTCGGTGAGGTAGCCGTCCGCGAGCACGCCGGCGGTCGTGCTCTTGCATCGGACGTACGCGGACTGCAGCCGGTCCGCCATGTCGACGTTCCCTGCGCTGAGCACATCCCACACCGGCCAGTTCGGGAAGGCGTCGTCTTCGAGCCAGTAGGGCATTACCGCCCCCCGTAGATGATCATCAACGTCTATGGATTCCTGTGGATGCGATGCGGCCCGGCCCGCCGTTTCGGCAGGCCGGGCCACGGAGAACAGCAGCTGGGCAAGGGCGATGGACTCAGTCGGGCGGCGGGTCGTCGGCAGACGCCTCGGCCAGTTGCCGCCGCCAGCCCTCGGCCACGGCGAGCAGCAGGAACGGCCCGCCAAGTTGCCCGCCGCACCTGTCGAGGATCTGCTGGCATAGCCGGATAAGGGCGGTCCGCTGCTCAGTCAGGCGGGCGACCTGCGCGCGCAGCGCCTCCACCTCGTTGGCGGCGGCCGCCGTGCCGGGCATCACCGGCACCGGCACGCCGACCCGGCGGAGCGCCTGAACGGCGTCGCAGGCGAGGCGGCCGAGCTCGGCCCGGACCGCCGCCTCCACATCCTGCTGACTCGTCACTCAGCCCACTCCCGTCTCGATGTCGTCCAGTCGCACCGGCTGCGCGCCGGCGCAGGCCTCGCACAGCGAGCCCGGCTCGCCGACGTGCGGCCGGTAGCAGCCCGCGCAGGACACCAGTTCGTCCAGCACCGGCGGCCGGGCCGGCCGAGGCCCGGCGGTCGCCTGCGGTGGGTCCGGGACCGGTTCGCCGGCGAGCGCCCGCCGCACCAGCGCGGCACCACGGTGGGCACGCTCGGCGGCCTCGGCCGGTGTCCGGGCCCGCCGGGCGGCCAAGTCCTGCTGCACACGCCGGAGGTCGCGGTTACGCACCGCCGCCTCCGGTCAGGTGGTAGCGGCCGTGCCAGGAGTACCGGCCCTTGCTGATGAGCTGCGGATCGACCGGTGCTGGCTTGCCAGCCTTGGTGGTCGGCACGACGAGGAGGCCGATCAGCCCTAGGTGGTCGCGGACCCTGATGAGGTGGTCCCACGTGCTGTGCACCCAGACCTCAGTCCCCAGCTCCTGTCGCGCGGGCTTGGTCGGGTCACCCATCGGTCACCTGCGTCAGCAGGATCTGCGCGACCCGGGCAGCGCGGTCACACGCCGTCGCCCAGCGCCACGCGTGGCCGGTGACGGTGTGCTCGTCGCCGGACGGAGTGATCACCGTGGCGTGCCACCGCCAGCGCCGGCCGAGCCAACCCGCGCGCTCGACGCCCGTCGACGCCACGGCGGCCGCCGGCGACGCTGGCGCCGGTTCGGCGACGGCCGGCCGGGCCACCGGCTTGACGGGGGCGGGCCGGACCGGTGCCGGCGTCCGGAGGGCGGGCCGCCGGGCCTGGCCGAGTGACCTGCGGACGTCGTCCGGGTAGACGGCCTGACCCGGCCGGGCAGCCATCGCGGCCCGGTACGCCGTCTCGAACTCGTCATCCTCAATCGGCATCTCGTTCTCCCAAGATCGCGGCGTCCCGAGCCGCCGCAGCGGCGGCGAGGACCGGGGACACCGGGGTGGTTGGCAGGGTGATCGGGTGGTGCGCGTCGCCCGGCTCGCCGAGCAGCCCGCACACGACACAGACCCGGCGGCCACGGTGGTCCGCCGGCAGATCTCGTGTGGCCTGGTGGAGGTGCGGCGGTACCCGCGACCGGGCCGGGGTGCGGCGGGTCACCGGGATGCCTCCTCGATGACGCCGGCCGGGTCGACGAGCGTTGGTCCGTCGTGGCCGGCGTCGCGGCCGCCACGCACCCGCACCGGGTCGGGGAGCACCGAGGCGGCCGCCGCCTGTTCCTGGCGGCGGGCCTCGGCCCGCCGGCGCCGCCAGCACAGCGATCCGACCCGACGCGCCCGCGCTTTGGGGTCGGTGAGCGGCGTCGCGCAGTCCAGGCACAGCACCGGAGGCAGGTCCGGCCGGGCCGGCGGGCGCGCGGTCACGCCAGTCCCTGGGCTCTGAGCCGCAGCATCCGGTCCGCCTCGGCCGTCAGCAGGGCGGCGGCACGCACGAGGTCGGCGACGCGGTCACCGTGCTCCGGATAGCCATCGACGTACGGCCAGTCGAGCCAGGTCGACTCCGGATCGGCCCACCAGCACGCCATCTGCCACAGCTGGCCGGACGTGCGCTGGTCATCGTGGACGGCGTCGTACCGCTTGCGTTCGATCTGCCGGAGCCGTTCCTCCGCGACGCGCAGCAGGGCCGGCGACTGGCAGGACCGGGGCGCGGCCTCCGGCACCATCCGGGCCCGCAGCACATCGCGGACCCGACCAGCGGCGGCGACCGCCCGCGACCAGCGGCTCTCACCCGCTGCTGCGGCGTCCGCCGACTCGATCGCGGCCGCCAGGTCGACCAGCAACTCCGGTGACTCGAGCGCCGTCCGGGTCTCCGGCGGCACCCGCCACAGCGCCGGCTGGGTCTGCCCGGTCACTGGCTGACTCCCCGAACCGGTGAGGCGGCCATCCGGCGCAGCGTGTCGACGATCCAGTCGACTTCCTCCACCGGGCCGCCCGGCGGCCGCGACTGGTCGACCACGCCGGCCGACCCGATGTGTCCGCACCACTGGCTGTACTGGTGGCTCATCGCCCGCAGACGCGGCAGGTAGATCAGCCGCGTCCCCGGCCGGGGTGGCTGGACTCCGGCGTCCCGCAGGTCCCAGTCCAGGGCGGAGACCTCCCACTCCGACCAGGCCACGACCCGCCGACCGGTCACCCAGGCCGCCACGCCCGGCGCGGCGGCCTCGACGAGCCGGCCGCCGGCCGGCAGGTCCCGCTTGCGTTTCGGCCGCCGGTCCGGGATCAACGTGATGTGCAGCCGGTCCACCGCCGGATCGGCGAGCGACACGACGACGAGTTCGGCGACGGCGGTCCGCTTCACCGTCTGCCCCGGCCCGGCGGGGGCCAGGTCGATCGACCGGGTCGCCACCACCATGGCGGTCGGGTCAGCGAGTGCCTCGGCGGCCCAGGCGGAGGCCTCGGACCGCTGCTGGGCGCGCCAGGCGCGGACTTGGTCGTAGCGGTCCTCGGCGTCGCAGGCCGGGCACCGGTGCGCGCCACGGCCGTTCGACGGCAGCGGCCCGCCGGCGTCCCACCCGCACACCTCGCAGTGCCGGGGGTAGACGCGGCTGGCCTCGGCCGCCGCCCGCTGCCGGGCGGTCAGCGGCCGCATCGCCACGGTGTCGGCGACCGTGAACAGGTGCGTGGTGTCCTTGCCGCGGCTGTAGCGGAGGATGCCGGCCGGGGCCTGGTCGGGTGCGGGCTTGCGGCGCATCCGGCGCAGCATCGTCACCGTGGCCAGGCCGTCCGGGATCTCCCGCACGCCGTACACCGGCAGGTTGGCCGTCATCGGCTCACCTCTGTCTGTGTCTGGGGTGATGGCCAGCAGTGCGGGCACCAGGCCGCGCGGTAGCGCTCGGCGACCACGGCGGCCGCGAGCACCTGGCCCTGCTCCCGCTCGGCGGAGCTGACGAACCGGCCGCACACCGTCCGGCGCTGCTTGTCGTCGGTCGTCGGCCGGATCTTGTGGGCGGTGACACCGGCACGGGCGACCGCGATCCACACCTGTGCGCGTGCGCCGGCCGCGCCGGCGAGCTCCGCCGGTGGGGCCGGGGCCCGGGTGGCCGCACGGCGCGGCCACCCGGGCGTACCGGCGGTCACCACGACCCGCCCCGGGCCGTCGA
Proteins encoded:
- a CDS encoding DUF6011 domain-containing protein gives rise to the protein MTARPPARPDLPPVLCLDCATPLTDPKARARRVGSLCWRRRRAEARRQEQAAAASVLPDPVRVRGGRDAGHDGPTLVDPAGVIEEASR